The Zingiber officinale cultivar Zhangliang chromosome 9A, Zo_v1.1, whole genome shotgun sequence genome window below encodes:
- the LOC122021353 gene encoding transcription factor MYB4-like — protein MQHGEVQLVVSCNMVRAPCCEKMGLKKGPWTLEEDRLLVSYIEKHGHDNWRALPKQAGLLRCGKSCRLRWTNYLRPDIKRGNFNKEEEDTMIKLHEVLGNK, from the exons atgCAACATGGTGAGGTTCAGCTGGTTGTTTCCTGCAACATGGTGAGGGCTCCTTGCTGTGAGAAGATGGGTCTGAAGAAGGGGCCATGGACGCTGGAGGAAgaccggcttctcgtctcttacATAGAAAAACATGGCCATGACAACTGGAGAGCTCTTCCTAAACAAGCTG GGCTGTTGAGGTGCGGGAAGAGTTGTCGGCTGCGGTGGACGAATTACCTTCGACCGGATATCAAAAGAGGAAACTTTAACAAAGAGGAGGAAGATACCATGATCAAGTTGCATGAGGTTCTTGGCAACAAGTAA